The following are encoded in a window of Scophthalmus maximus strain ysfricsl-2021 chromosome 2, ASM2237912v1, whole genome shotgun sequence genomic DNA:
- the sod1 gene encoding superoxide dismutase [Cu-Zn], giving the protein MVLKAVCVLKGAGETAGTVHFEQESDAAPVKLTGKISGLAPGEHGFHVHAFGDNTNGCISAGPHFNPHSKTHAGPNDVDRHVGDLGNVIAGADNTAEINITDKMLTLNGPYSIIGRTMVIHEKADDLGKGGNEESLKTGNAGGRLACGVIGITQ; this is encoded by the exons ATGGTACTGAAAGCCGTGTGCGTGCTGAAGGGAGCCGGAGAAACCGCAGGCACCGTTCACTTTGAGCAGGAG AGCGATGCAGCCCCCGTGAAGTTGACAGGAAAAATCTCAGGTCTTGCCCCCGGTGAGCATGGCTTCCACGTCCATGCTTTTGGAGACAACACAAACG GGTGCATCAGTGCAGGACCTCACTTCAATCCCCATAGCAAGACTCATGCTGGTCCTAATGATGTAGATAG GCACGTTGGAGACCTGGGGAATGTGATTGCGGGAGCAGATAATACTGCTGAGATAAACATCACTGACAAGATGCTCACCCTCAATGGCCCCTACTCCATCATTGGCCGAACCATGGTG ATCCACGAGAAGGCCGATGACCTCGGAAAAGGAGGCAATGAAGAGAGCCTAAAGACGGGCAATGCCGGTGGACGTCTGGCCTGTGGAGTCATTGGCATCACCCAGTAA
- the scaf4a gene encoding SR-related and CTD-associated factor 4 isoform X2 yields MEAVNAFNQELFSLMDSKPPISRAKMISITKSAIKAMKLYKHVVQIVEKFIKKCKPEYKVAGLYVVDSIVRQSRHQFGVDKDVFGPRFTKNITGTFENLCLCPVEDRSKIVRVLNLWQKNGVFKIEVIQPLLDMAAGSSSAAAPFTSSDEPGSSPPPAKEPVTVVTANSTMPSTAQLQTSEAFAAVAQLFQTSQGQQLQQILQNFQQQPAKPDTNTLPTLHTSQTQAQNVPTSLGMGTPLPPLPTQLTQQQKTTFDKKLLDRFDYDDEPEVGEESRKDDLASQASFGQQPPVFPQHMEHLKPSMINMAHDLSQQALPPNGQLQAYGLPPGQSFPVMMPHMGHALPGQPLPGSTGPPGFPVVFPHHNAAQQQQDMSVDTDRPSMRDGRHVQRSNSGSRSPKRRRSRSNSRTRRSRHRRSRSRSRDRRHHSPHSRSLERREREKERERRQKGLPPPKSETLSICSTTLWVGQLDKRTQQQDVACLLEEFGPIESINMIPPRGCAYIVMIHRQDAFRALQKLGRGSYKVNQKAIKIAWALNKGIKAEFKQYWDVELGVTYIPWSKIREDQLEELKEGGVLDVDTLSPAWSGARISLDQSEELTHNGRSEQQQLEDTQTLPVTAAPPAQVPPMQQPMVGVGPLQPPVFPGPMGMPPPSFPPGVPPPPFIRPGFNPMQMPPGFPPPGSMSLGPPPPSKGGVEDKNLDPAGLGNRKQDDVPEGPNIFNNQMGPMGNQVGVPPGALSGIPLGGPPGGPPGNIQPPPGGLLGARPGIIPLQRPPGPPLPHLQRFPPPHVARPPHPNMPPMPPQMIPRGPHPQMMHHEPHPPKGGFGMLPPHNMRAPFPSHGHGPPPQGPPQGPPQVPPLGPPLGPPQGPPQGPSQGPPQGPPPTFIRPGAPHGQEGPEEMDGRAFRGDRPGFRDREPDRDRDWDRDRDRDRERDRGFGGGRRPFGEGGRGGGVDRMEGRERLGGWQEDGGNHRGGGWDRDRDRDRDRDRDRDRRDWKERRSSLDKDRERGRGDDGEKDQGRGERGERGRGEGASRERGRGAEGKEGDRPRRSERRERTTRWDRDDRLAELENMDRLRTSNSTEQPSVTPEAATETSKEPSVEAPQQKAESELVASAPEVAAAAREPAPAEPLPSAQSEPTETKEEAAAASSSS; encoded by the exons ATGGAGGCCGTCAACGCCTTCAACCAGGAG CTATTCTCACTGATGGACTCCAAGCCCCCGATCTCTCGGGCGAAGATGATATCCATCACCAAATCGGCCATCAAAGCCATGAAA CTCTATAAACACGTGGTCCAGATTGTGGAAAAGTTCATCAAGAAG TGCAAGCCTGAGTACAAGGTAGCGGGTCTGTACGTGGTGGATTCCATTGTTAGGCAGTCCAGACACCAGTTTGGAGTGGACAAGGACGTGTTTGGCCCAAGATTCACCAAAAACATTACAGGAACCTTTGAGAACCTCTGCCTTTGCCCTGTAGAGGACAGG AGTAAGATTGTGCGGGTGCTGAACCTGTGGCAGAAGAATGGGGTGTTCAAGATCGAGGTGATTCAGCCCCTCTTGGACATGGCAGCTGGGTCGAGCAGTGCTGCTGCACCCTTCACAAGCTCAGATGAGCCAG gttcttctccacctccagccAAAGAGCCAGTTACTGTAGTAACGGCAAACTCCACCATGCCATCTACTGCTCAGCTGCAAACCTCGGAGGCCTTTGCTGCAGTGGCACAGCTCTTCCAGACGTCACAGGGTCAGCAG CTTCAACAGATTCTCCAGAACTTTCAGCAGCAGCCGGCGAAGCCCGACACCAACACTCTGCCTACTCTCCATACGAGCCAAACGCAGGCCCAGAACGTCCCCACTAGCCTGGGCATGGGCACTCCCCTGCCTCCCCTGCCCACCCAGCTCAcccagcagcagaaaacaaccTTTGACAAG AAATTGCTGGACCGCTTTGACTATGACGATGAACCAGAAGTCGGAGAGGAATCAAGGAAGGACGACCTTGCATCACAGGCCTCCTT TGGCCAGCAGCCTCCAGTCTTCCCGCAGCACATGGAGCACTTAAAACCGTCAATGATTAACATGGCGCATGATCTCTCACAACAG GCTCTCCCTCCTAATGGCCAGCTCCAGGCCTATGGTTTACCTCCAGGACAAAGCTTCCCAGTTATGATGCCGCATATGGGGCATGCTCTGCCAGGGCAGCCCCTCCCTGGTTCTACGGGGCCTCCAGGTTTCCCCGTAGTATTTCCTCACCACAACGCAGCCCAGCAACAACAG GATATGTCAGTGGATACGGACCGTCCATCTATGAGGGACGGCAGACATGTTCAAAGGTCAAACTCAGGCTCCAG GTCTCCAAAGCGGAGGAGGTCACGGTCAAATTCCCGCACACGACGGTCCAGGCACAGGCGATCCCGCTCGCGCTCCAGAGACCGGCGTCACCATTCTCCGCACTCCCGGTCGCTGGAgcgcagggagagggagaaggagagagagcgacgaCAGAAAGGCCTCCCGCCACCCAAGAGTGAGACGCTAAGCA TTTGCAGTACAACTCTGTGGGTGGGCCAGCTGGACAAGAGAACACAACAGCAAGATGTCGCCTGTTTACTGGAAGAGTTCGGGCCGATAGAATCTATCAAT ATGATCCCTCCACGTGGCTGTGCCTATATTGTCATGATACACAGGCAAGACGCTTTCAGGGCTCTACAGAAGCTCGGCAGAGGTTCTTATAAAGTTAACCAGAAAGCCATCAAG ATTGCTTGGGCTTTGAACAAGGGCATAAAGGCTGAGTTTAAACAGTACTGGGACGTGGAGCTGGGTGTAACCTACATACCGTGGTCTAAAATCAGAGAGGACCAATTGGAAGAGCTAAAAGAAGGAGGGGTACTGGATGTAGACACCTTATCACCAG CGTGGAGTGGAGCAAGGATATCTCTCGACCAATCGGAAGAACTCACCCACAACGGGcgttcagagcagcagcagctcgaggACACGCAGACATTACCTGtcacagctgctcctcctgcacag GTCCCTCCAATGCAGCAGCCCATGGTCGGCGTGGGGCCTCTGCAGCCTCCTGTCTTCCCCGGTCCCATGGGCATGCCCCCGCCATCATTCCCCCCAGGTGTCCCCCCTCCACCTTTCATCAGACCCGGCTTCAACCCCATGCAAATGCCTCCAG GTTTCCCTCCCCCAGGTTCCATGTCTCTTGGTCCCCCACCTCCTTCCAAAGGTGGAGTTGAGGACAAAAACCTTGACCCAGCAGGTCTGGGCAACAGGAAGCAGGACGACGTCCCAGAGGGTCCCAACATCTTCAACAACCAGATGGGACCTATGG GTAACCAAGTAGGTGTACCACCAGGCGCTCTTTCAGGTATTCCTCTGGGTGGACCTCCAGGTGGTCCCCCGGGAAACATCCaaccgccccctggtggcctgCTTGGTGCACGGCCTGGTATAATCCCACTCCAGCGTCCTCCTGGTCCCCCACTACCACACTTGCAGCGTTTCCCTCCACCCCATGTGGCAAGACCTCCTCACCCCAACATGCCCCCTATGCCCCCACAGATGATTCCCAGGGGGCCACACCCTCAGATGATGCACCACGAGCCCCATCCACCTAAAGGAGGCTTTGGGATGCTGCCTCCCCACAATATGCGGGCTCCTTTCCCCTCACATGGTCATGGCCCTCCTCCCCAAGGTCCCCCTCAAGGTCCCCCTCAAGTTCCCCCTCTTGGTCCCCCTCTAGGTCCCCCTCAAGGTCCTCCTCAAGGTCCTTCTCAAGGTCCTCCTCAAGGTCCTCCTCCTACTTTTATCAGACCAGGGGCTCCTCATGGCCAGGAAGGCCCAGAGGAAATGGATGGCAGAGCATTCAGGGGAGACAGGCCTGGATTCCGGGACCGAGAGCCAGATAGGGACAGAGACTGGGAtcgggacagagacagagacagagagcgagacagaggcTTCGGAGGTGGAAGGCGTCCATTTGGTGAAGGGGGTAGGGGAGGAGGTGTTGACAgaatggaggggagggagaggcttGGAGGCTGGCAGGAAGATGGAGGCAATCACCGGGGAGGAGGCTGGGACAGAGATCGGGACCGAGATCGGGACCGTGATCGGGACAGAGACCGACGGGACTGGAAAGAGAGGCGAAGCAGTCTAGATAAGGACCGGGAACGAGGGAGGGGTGATGATGGGGAGAAGGatcaggggaggggggaaaggggagaaagaggaaggggagagggagcgagtcgagaaagagggagaggagccgAAGGAAAAGAAGGGGACAGGCCAAGGCGGTCAGAGCGGCGAGAGAGGACGACGCGGTGGGACAGGGACGATCGATTGGCTGAACTGGAAAACATGGACAGACTTCGGACCTCTAACAGCACAGAGCAACCTTCTGTGACCCCTGAGGCTGCCACGGAAACCAGTAAAGAACCCAGCGTTGAAGCTCCTCAACAAAAGGCAGAGTCAGAACTCGTAGCTTCGGCCCCGGAggtagctgctgctgcaagaGAGCCGGCGCCCGCTGAGCCTCTACCTTCAGCTCAAAGTGAAcccacagaaacaaaagaggaagcagcagcagcatcatcatcatcatag
- the scaf4a gene encoding SR-related and CTD-associated factor 4 isoform X1, translating into MEAVNAFNQELFSLMDSKPPISRAKMISITKSAIKAMKLYKHVVQIVEKFIKKCKPEYKVAGLYVVDSIVRQSRHQFGVDKDVFGPRFTKNITGTFENLCLCPVEDRSKIVRVLNLWQKNGVFKIEVIQPLLDMAAGSSSAAAPFTSSDEPGSSPPPAKEPVTVVTANSTMPSTAQLQTSEAFAAVAQLFQTSQGQQVSSLQQILQNFQQQPAKPDTNTLPTLHTSQTQAQNVPTSLGMGTPLPPLPTQLTQQQKTTFDKKLLDRFDYDDEPEVGEESRKDDLASQASFGQQPPVFPQHMEHLKPSMINMAHDLSQQALPPNGQLQAYGLPPGQSFPVMMPHMGHALPGQPLPGSTGPPGFPVVFPHHNAAQQQQDMSVDTDRPSMRDGRHVQRSNSGSRSPKRRRSRSNSRTRRSRHRRSRSRSRDRRHHSPHSRSLERREREKERERRQKGLPPPKSETLSICSTTLWVGQLDKRTQQQDVACLLEEFGPIESINMIPPRGCAYIVMIHRQDAFRALQKLGRGSYKVNQKAIKIAWALNKGIKAEFKQYWDVELGVTYIPWSKIREDQLEELKEGGVLDVDTLSPAWSGARISLDQSEELTHNGRSEQQQLEDTQTLPVTAAPPAQVPPMQQPMVGVGPLQPPVFPGPMGMPPPSFPPGVPPPPFIRPGFNPMQMPPGFPPPGSMSLGPPPPSKGGVEDKNLDPAGLGNRKQDDVPEGPNIFNNQMGPMGNQVGVPPGALSGIPLGGPPGGPPGNIQPPPGGLLGARPGIIPLQRPPGPPLPHLQRFPPPHVARPPHPNMPPMPPQMIPRGPHPQMMHHEPHPPKGGFGMLPPHNMRAPFPSHGHGPPPQGPPQGPPQVPPLGPPLGPPQGPPQGPSQGPPQGPPPTFIRPGAPHGQEGPEEMDGRAFRGDRPGFRDREPDRDRDWDRDRDRDRERDRGFGGGRRPFGEGGRGGGVDRMEGRERLGGWQEDGGNHRGGGWDRDRDRDRDRDRDRDRRDWKERRSSLDKDRERGRGDDGEKDQGRGERGERGRGEGASRERGRGAEGKEGDRPRRSERRERTTRWDRDDRLAELENMDRLRTSNSTEQPSVTPEAATETSKEPSVEAPQQKAESELVASAPEVAAAAREPAPAEPLPSAQSEPTETKEEAAAASSSS; encoded by the exons ATGGAGGCCGTCAACGCCTTCAACCAGGAG CTATTCTCACTGATGGACTCCAAGCCCCCGATCTCTCGGGCGAAGATGATATCCATCACCAAATCGGCCATCAAAGCCATGAAA CTCTATAAACACGTGGTCCAGATTGTGGAAAAGTTCATCAAGAAG TGCAAGCCTGAGTACAAGGTAGCGGGTCTGTACGTGGTGGATTCCATTGTTAGGCAGTCCAGACACCAGTTTGGAGTGGACAAGGACGTGTTTGGCCCAAGATTCACCAAAAACATTACAGGAACCTTTGAGAACCTCTGCCTTTGCCCTGTAGAGGACAGG AGTAAGATTGTGCGGGTGCTGAACCTGTGGCAGAAGAATGGGGTGTTCAAGATCGAGGTGATTCAGCCCCTCTTGGACATGGCAGCTGGGTCGAGCAGTGCTGCTGCACCCTTCACAAGCTCAGATGAGCCAG gttcttctccacctccagccAAAGAGCCAGTTACTGTAGTAACGGCAAACTCCACCATGCCATCTACTGCTCAGCTGCAAACCTCGGAGGCCTTTGCTGCAGTGGCACAGCTCTTCCAGACGTCACAGGGTCAGCAGGTGAGTTCA CTTCAACAGATTCTCCAGAACTTTCAGCAGCAGCCGGCGAAGCCCGACACCAACACTCTGCCTACTCTCCATACGAGCCAAACGCAGGCCCAGAACGTCCCCACTAGCCTGGGCATGGGCACTCCCCTGCCTCCCCTGCCCACCCAGCTCAcccagcagcagaaaacaaccTTTGACAAG AAATTGCTGGACCGCTTTGACTATGACGATGAACCAGAAGTCGGAGAGGAATCAAGGAAGGACGACCTTGCATCACAGGCCTCCTT TGGCCAGCAGCCTCCAGTCTTCCCGCAGCACATGGAGCACTTAAAACCGTCAATGATTAACATGGCGCATGATCTCTCACAACAG GCTCTCCCTCCTAATGGCCAGCTCCAGGCCTATGGTTTACCTCCAGGACAAAGCTTCCCAGTTATGATGCCGCATATGGGGCATGCTCTGCCAGGGCAGCCCCTCCCTGGTTCTACGGGGCCTCCAGGTTTCCCCGTAGTATTTCCTCACCACAACGCAGCCCAGCAACAACAG GATATGTCAGTGGATACGGACCGTCCATCTATGAGGGACGGCAGACATGTTCAAAGGTCAAACTCAGGCTCCAG GTCTCCAAAGCGGAGGAGGTCACGGTCAAATTCCCGCACACGACGGTCCAGGCACAGGCGATCCCGCTCGCGCTCCAGAGACCGGCGTCACCATTCTCCGCACTCCCGGTCGCTGGAgcgcagggagagggagaaggagagagagcgacgaCAGAAAGGCCTCCCGCCACCCAAGAGTGAGACGCTAAGCA TTTGCAGTACAACTCTGTGGGTGGGCCAGCTGGACAAGAGAACACAACAGCAAGATGTCGCCTGTTTACTGGAAGAGTTCGGGCCGATAGAATCTATCAAT ATGATCCCTCCACGTGGCTGTGCCTATATTGTCATGATACACAGGCAAGACGCTTTCAGGGCTCTACAGAAGCTCGGCAGAGGTTCTTATAAAGTTAACCAGAAAGCCATCAAG ATTGCTTGGGCTTTGAACAAGGGCATAAAGGCTGAGTTTAAACAGTACTGGGACGTGGAGCTGGGTGTAACCTACATACCGTGGTCTAAAATCAGAGAGGACCAATTGGAAGAGCTAAAAGAAGGAGGGGTACTGGATGTAGACACCTTATCACCAG CGTGGAGTGGAGCAAGGATATCTCTCGACCAATCGGAAGAACTCACCCACAACGGGcgttcagagcagcagcagctcgaggACACGCAGACATTACCTGtcacagctgctcctcctgcacag GTCCCTCCAATGCAGCAGCCCATGGTCGGCGTGGGGCCTCTGCAGCCTCCTGTCTTCCCCGGTCCCATGGGCATGCCCCCGCCATCATTCCCCCCAGGTGTCCCCCCTCCACCTTTCATCAGACCCGGCTTCAACCCCATGCAAATGCCTCCAG GTTTCCCTCCCCCAGGTTCCATGTCTCTTGGTCCCCCACCTCCTTCCAAAGGTGGAGTTGAGGACAAAAACCTTGACCCAGCAGGTCTGGGCAACAGGAAGCAGGACGACGTCCCAGAGGGTCCCAACATCTTCAACAACCAGATGGGACCTATGG GTAACCAAGTAGGTGTACCACCAGGCGCTCTTTCAGGTATTCCTCTGGGTGGACCTCCAGGTGGTCCCCCGGGAAACATCCaaccgccccctggtggcctgCTTGGTGCACGGCCTGGTATAATCCCACTCCAGCGTCCTCCTGGTCCCCCACTACCACACTTGCAGCGTTTCCCTCCACCCCATGTGGCAAGACCTCCTCACCCCAACATGCCCCCTATGCCCCCACAGATGATTCCCAGGGGGCCACACCCTCAGATGATGCACCACGAGCCCCATCCACCTAAAGGAGGCTTTGGGATGCTGCCTCCCCACAATATGCGGGCTCCTTTCCCCTCACATGGTCATGGCCCTCCTCCCCAAGGTCCCCCTCAAGGTCCCCCTCAAGTTCCCCCTCTTGGTCCCCCTCTAGGTCCCCCTCAAGGTCCTCCTCAAGGTCCTTCTCAAGGTCCTCCTCAAGGTCCTCCTCCTACTTTTATCAGACCAGGGGCTCCTCATGGCCAGGAAGGCCCAGAGGAAATGGATGGCAGAGCATTCAGGGGAGACAGGCCTGGATTCCGGGACCGAGAGCCAGATAGGGACAGAGACTGGGAtcgggacagagacagagacagagagcgagacagaggcTTCGGAGGTGGAAGGCGTCCATTTGGTGAAGGGGGTAGGGGAGGAGGTGTTGACAgaatggaggggagggagaggcttGGAGGCTGGCAGGAAGATGGAGGCAATCACCGGGGAGGAGGCTGGGACAGAGATCGGGACCGAGATCGGGACCGTGATCGGGACAGAGACCGACGGGACTGGAAAGAGAGGCGAAGCAGTCTAGATAAGGACCGGGAACGAGGGAGGGGTGATGATGGGGAGAAGGatcaggggaggggggaaaggggagaaagaggaaggggagagggagcgagtcgagaaagagggagaggagccgAAGGAAAAGAAGGGGACAGGCCAAGGCGGTCAGAGCGGCGAGAGAGGACGACGCGGTGGGACAGGGACGATCGATTGGCTGAACTGGAAAACATGGACAGACTTCGGACCTCTAACAGCACAGAGCAACCTTCTGTGACCCCTGAGGCTGCCACGGAAACCAGTAAAGAACCCAGCGTTGAAGCTCCTCAACAAAAGGCAGAGTCAGAACTCGTAGCTTCGGCCCCGGAggtagctgctgctgcaagaGAGCCGGCGCCCGCTGAGCCTCTACCTTCAGCTCAAAGTGAAcccacagaaacaaaagaggaagcagcagcagcatcatcatcatcatag